Proteins encoded within one genomic window of Nitrospinaceae bacterium:
- a CDS encoding PAS domain-containing sensor histidine kinase yields the protein MSSAPSISKRQFSQPSEEQARRKKKRTQRIIAAIVLSLVGLTAIENYFLEQQTTAPIANNIAILAVFNIILILLFVLIVLITRNLVKLYNERKSKIIGSKFQTKLIIAFLILALVPSTLLFMTASKLFTYSIGSWFNLQVEQTLQRSMDVARDYYSHLEKGALARAQKIENFITRNELFLQKNRAQLEALAKEKVEEYDLNGLIVYDNQKKIVVSVFNQKINPQARASYQDLLKESVGGEGVSEIRSTNQGTFLVVMDPLKQLLDGKISVWGYILTLTPIPQNSLGRIEAIRSTFEDYKQQSFLKLPVSASYYITFFLITLLILFSAIWLGFYMARGITIPIQELAEGTRRIAEGDLSFKIGVHASDEIGILVDSFNKMTNQLNESQISIQHAHEDLKVTNLELEQRRYYIETILENIGAGVVSVDKKGHITTFNKAAEKILGVQAEDVFGSSYKEAFGPSFHEPIRKMTKRMDQQQKGSMKEHIDLRVGEDNLTLLVNIQVLKDTDEKYLGLVIVFEDLTQLIKTEKIAAWKEVAQGIAHEIKNPLTPIQLNTQRLQKKYHEDKKDFARVFEESIAIICQEVEGMKDMLNEFQRFSRMPAPNPKPASLHKIIDDVSILYSDYEKKVTINKQFDQDIGFIKVDAEQMRRVFINLFENALDAMEQDGKIDIITRLNQKEKQVQIDFSDNGSGIAPEDMNKLFLPHFTTKKRGSGLGLAIVNRIIVDHNGTILVKENSPKGSRFVIDLPYSLVSMKTASPSTKISPQASSSAS from the coding sequence ATGTCATCCGCTCCTTCAATAAGTAAGCGCCAGTTTTCCCAACCCTCCGAAGAGCAAGCACGCAGGAAAAAGAAACGCACACAACGAATCATCGCCGCCATCGTATTATCCCTGGTCGGCCTGACCGCGATTGAAAACTATTTCCTCGAACAGCAGACCACCGCCCCGATCGCGAACAATATAGCCATTCTGGCGGTTTTTAACATCATCCTGATCCTGCTGTTTGTCCTGATCGTACTCATCACCAGAAATCTGGTCAAACTCTACAACGAGCGCAAAAGTAAAATCATCGGGTCTAAGTTTCAGACCAAGCTTATCATCGCCTTTTTAATTCTTGCCCTGGTGCCGTCGACCCTGCTTTTCATGACCGCCAGCAAACTGTTCACGTACAGCATCGGTAGCTGGTTTAACCTGCAGGTGGAACAAACCCTTCAGCGGTCCATGGACGTTGCCAGGGACTATTATTCCCATTTGGAGAAGGGCGCCCTGGCCCGCGCCCAGAAAATCGAAAATTTCATCACCCGAAACGAACTGTTTCTACAAAAAAACCGTGCTCAGTTAGAAGCGCTGGCGAAGGAAAAAGTAGAGGAATACGATCTTAACGGCCTGATCGTTTATGACAACCAGAAAAAGATCGTGGTTTCCGTATTTAACCAAAAAATCAATCCTCAGGCCCGCGCCAGCTATCAGGATTTGCTCAAGGAAAGTGTCGGTGGCGAAGGGGTGTCCGAGATTCGTTCCACCAACCAGGGAACCTTTCTTGTGGTCATGGACCCCCTCAAACAACTCCTGGACGGAAAAATTTCGGTCTGGGGCTATATTCTCACCCTGACCCCGATTCCCCAAAATTCCCTGGGCAGGATCGAAGCCATTCGCAGCACCTTCGAGGATTACAAACAGCAAAGTTTTTTAAAATTACCGGTCAGCGCCAGCTATTACATCACTTTCTTTTTAATCACCTTGCTGATATTGTTTTCGGCGATCTGGCTGGGCTTTTATATGGCCCGCGGCATCACTATCCCTATTCAAGAGTTGGCGGAAGGAACACGGAGAATCGCCGAAGGCGACCTGAGTTTTAAAATTGGAGTCCACGCCAGTGATGAAATCGGTATCCTGGTGGATTCGTTCAATAAAATGACCAATCAACTCAACGAAAGTCAAATAAGCATCCAACACGCTCATGAGGATTTAAAAGTCACGAACCTGGAATTGGAACAGAGGCGCTACTACATCGAAACGATTCTGGAAAACATCGGTGCCGGGGTGGTTTCGGTGGATAAAAAAGGACATATCACGACCTTCAACAAAGCCGCCGAAAAAATTCTTGGTGTACAAGCAGAGGATGTTTTTGGCAGCAGCTACAAAGAAGCTTTCGGTCCCTCCTTTCATGAACCCATCCGCAAAATGACAAAACGCATGGACCAGCAGCAAAAAGGGTCCATGAAAGAACATATTGACCTCAGAGTGGGTGAAGACAATCTGACCCTGTTAGTCAATATCCAGGTGTTAAAGGACACCGACGAGAAATACCTGGGGTTGGTCATCGTGTTCGAGGATTTGACTCAGTTAATAAAAACCGAAAAAATTGCCGCCTGGAAGGAAGTCGCTCAGGGCATCGCCCACGAAATTAAAAATCCCCTGACTCCGATTCAACTCAACACCCAGCGGTTGCAGAAGAAATATCACGAAGATAAGAAGGATTTCGCCAGGGTTTTTGAGGAAAGCATCGCTATCATCTGCCAGGAAGTCGAAGGCATGAAAGACATGCTGAATGAATTTCAACGCTTCTCCCGGATGCCCGCTCCCAACCCCAAACCTGCATCGCTTCACAAAATCATCGATGACGTTTCCATCTTATATTCTGATTACGAGAAAAAGGTTACCATTAACAAACAGTTTGATCAGGACATTGGTTTCATAAAAGTGGACGCGGAACAGATGCGGCGGGTGTTTATCAATCTGTTTGAAAATGCCCTGGACGCCATGGAACAAGATGGCAAAATAGACATCATCACCCGCTTGAACCAGAAAGAAAAGCAAGTGCAGATCGACTTTTCGGACAATGGCAGTGGAATCGCGCCGGAAGACATGAATAAATTGTTCCTGCCGCATTTCACCACCAAGAAACGCGGCTCAGGGTTGGGGTTGGCCATCGTCAACCGAATCATTGTCGACCACAACGGAACCATTCTGGTCAAGGAAAACTCCCCGAAAGGCAGCCGCTTTGTAATCGACCTCCCCTACTCCCTGGTCTCCATGAAAACGGCTTCTCCTTCAACAAAAATTTCACCCCAGGCATCCAGTTCGGCATCCTGA
- a CDS encoding glycosyl transferase — protein MFDQLTLLDGCAILIFWAIVWHRWSRQCSGAMPELPEEKPNLPVHPPLVSVIVPARNEAQSIEKCVRSLLSQDYPRLEVIAVDDCSEDATGEILSALAKTDSRLQVIQGKPLPEGWMGKAHALSQGYRQARGDWLLFTDADTHHEPGLLSKVMGQVLSCNASLATVAGEQENPGFGVALINLAVFSYIFMVSDRKGFANPRSRQSLVNGQYVLIAREAYEVVGTHEALREYSSTDVSLGYLAKLKGFLTLGINAGEDFHTTMYSSMRQAFAGWSRSLVNGIWTALGKRLGTLTLILLTVGFLFFWVVPWLTWLDGMEKNNSSQALTGFLQLLAVFCTLWMKSGRFLKAVGDWLLIPFSYLFFIAMVATGLTGALFRGGTVWKGRVVPTARRLPPWKPEAPKPRTPDR, from the coding sequence TTGTTTGATCAGCTAACCCTGTTAGATGGATGTGCGATCCTGATCTTTTGGGCGATCGTCTGGCATCGCTGGAGCCGCCAATGCAGCGGCGCGATGCCGGAATTGCCGGAAGAAAAACCGAACCTGCCCGTCCATCCTCCGTTGGTTTCCGTCATCGTCCCGGCCCGCAATGAAGCACAATCCATTGAGAAATGTGTTCGTTCTCTGCTGTCGCAGGATTACCCACGTTTGGAAGTCATCGCAGTGGATGACTGTTCGGAGGATGCCACCGGCGAAATTTTATCTGCGCTTGCTAAGACCGACTCCCGGTTGCAGGTGATTCAAGGAAAACCGCTTCCTGAAGGTTGGATGGGAAAGGCGCACGCCTTGAGTCAGGGCTACCGGCAGGCGAGGGGAGACTGGCTGCTGTTTACCGATGCCGACACGCATCATGAGCCCGGTTTACTTTCCAAAGTCATGGGTCAGGTGCTGTCCTGCAACGCTTCCTTGGCGACGGTGGCCGGCGAACAGGAAAATCCGGGCTTTGGCGTGGCCCTGATCAATCTGGCGGTTTTTTCCTATATTTTTATGGTGAGCGATCGCAAAGGCTTTGCCAATCCCAGATCGCGGCAGAGCCTGGTGAACGGGCAATACGTCCTGATTGCCCGCGAAGCCTATGAAGTGGTGGGAACCCATGAAGCCCTGCGCGAATATTCCAGCACCGATGTGTCGCTGGGGTATCTCGCCAAATTAAAAGGCTTTCTCACCCTGGGAATCAATGCGGGGGAGGACTTTCATACCACGATGTACTCTTCCATGCGGCAGGCTTTTGCGGGATGGTCGCGGAGCCTGGTCAATGGCATCTGGACGGCTTTAGGAAAGCGTCTGGGAACTTTGACGCTGATTTTGCTGACGGTCGGATTTTTATTTTTCTGGGTGGTTCCCTGGTTGACCTGGCTTGACGGAATGGAAAAAAACAACAGCTCACAGGCGCTCACAGGGTTCCTGCAACTCCTCGCCGTATTTTGCACTCTGTGGATGAAGAGCGGTCGTTTTCTAAAAGCTGTTGGAGATTGGCTTTTGATACCGTTTTCCTACCTGTTTTTTATCGCCATGGTGGCGACGGGTTTGACGGGGGCTTTATTCAGAGGGGGGACGGTCTGGAAGGGAAGGGTGGTTCCCACGGCCAGGCGCCTGCCGCCCTGGAAGCCAGAGGCTCCAAAACCTCGCACCCCTGACCGGTGA
- a CDS encoding TonB-dependent receptor produces MLPVEDGFAQGGNLAGKLEPPYEELPPIDITAVRSRKKSVNIPAAVDKVTGPDVQRGRPSLTLDEPLVSLPGLFFQNQSNFAQDLRISIRGFGARSPFGVRGVKVLVDGIPYTMPDGQTQLDSIDPGIIDSIEVIRGPSSSLFGNASGGVISIVTEEGPDTPLEFNPRFTAGEFGFKKLQMKVGGQTDSMNYNFYTSHLQSDGFRQNSATENTLLSGKFRVYPDEASDWTFSVSQFNSPLAEDPGALTKAQADANPERANANNLLFSAGERVTEQNLGSVYKRNLTDRLEGVFTLHLNHRNFSNKLPFTSGGTVEFERLAPGIGLKTIWDTQPLGLTNRLVSGVDFFYQRDDRKRFDNNLGQKGSQTLDQIENVFTVGPYLRNELKPFPWLDLAAGVRYDWVRFELQDVFLMDGDQSDSRNLSEFSGMLGAVIHVNETLHLYGNVATAFEVPTTTELIVNPSGGPGFNPGLEAQKSVSYEVGVKGELQKVLRYDLAFFLIESTDELVPFELPGSPGRNFFRNAGESERKGLEAKLHFQPAKRVSGSLSYTFSDFKFTEFTSNGTDVAGNRIPGIPEHRIAGTLSATSGGGYFGRFEFQTVGEFFVDNENTTRNASYTSTSLVLGKEGEAGPFLWSIFLGLNNLLDQNYNANTRINAGGGRFFEPASPFNVYGGISISYSPLLLNEGLRS; encoded by the coding sequence ATGCTTCCCGTTGAGGACGGTTTTGCTCAGGGCGGCAACCTTGCGGGAAAGTTAGAACCACCTTATGAAGAGTTGCCACCTATCGATATCACCGCTGTCCGGTCGCGGAAAAAATCCGTCAACATTCCTGCCGCCGTCGATAAAGTAACAGGACCCGATGTTCAGCGGGGACGACCGTCTTTGACCCTGGATGAACCATTGGTCTCCCTGCCGGGCCTGTTTTTTCAAAATCAATCGAATTTTGCTCAGGATCTTCGGATTTCTATTCGCGGGTTTGGAGCGCGTTCCCCCTTTGGCGTGCGCGGGGTCAAGGTGCTGGTCGATGGCATCCCGTATACCATGCCTGACGGCCAGACTCAGCTGGATTCCATCGATCCGGGAATCATCGATTCCATTGAAGTGATCCGCGGCCCTTCGTCGTCCCTCTTTGGCAACGCTTCCGGAGGGGTTATCTCAATAGTTACCGAGGAGGGGCCGGACACTCCCCTTGAGTTCAATCCGCGCTTCACGGCAGGGGAATTCGGATTCAAAAAGTTGCAAATGAAGGTCGGCGGACAGACCGATTCGATGAACTATAATTTCTACACTTCGCATCTGCAGTCGGATGGATTCCGTCAAAACAGCGCCACGGAAAACACCTTGCTGTCGGGGAAATTCAGGGTTTATCCGGATGAAGCCTCGGACTGGACGTTTTCCGTTTCGCAATTCAATTCGCCTTTGGCCGAAGACCCGGGAGCCTTGACGAAAGCGCAGGCCGACGCCAACCCGGAGCGGGCCAACGCCAATAATCTGCTGTTTTCGGCAGGCGAAAGGGTGACGGAGCAAAACCTGGGTTCGGTTTACAAACGAAATTTGACGGATCGGTTGGAAGGGGTTTTTACACTGCATCTAAACCACCGGAATTTTTCTAATAAACTCCCCTTCACCAGCGGCGGGACCGTCGAGTTTGAACGGCTGGCTCCGGGGATCGGGCTGAAAACGATTTGGGACACTCAACCGTTGGGATTGACCAACCGGCTGGTTTCGGGGGTCGATTTTTTCTATCAGCGCGACGACCGAAAACGGTTCGACAACAATCTCGGCCAAAAAGGCAGCCAAACCCTGGATCAGATAGAAAACGTTTTCACGGTGGGTCCCTATCTGCGGAATGAACTCAAGCCTTTTCCCTGGCTGGATCTGGCGGCGGGCGTGCGCTATGACTGGGTGCGGTTTGAACTGCAGGACGTTTTTTTGATGGATGGAGACCAGTCGGACTCCCGCAATCTCTCGGAATTCAGCGGAATGTTGGGAGCGGTGATTCATGTGAATGAAACCCTGCATTTATACGGCAACGTGGCCACGGCGTTTGAAGTCCCGACCACGACGGAGCTGATCGTGAATCCTTCCGGCGGGCCGGGGTTCAATCCCGGTCTGGAAGCTCAAAAGTCCGTGAGCTATGAAGTGGGGGTGAAGGGCGAATTGCAGAAGGTCTTGCGATACGATCTGGCGTTTTTTTTAATCGAATCGACCGATGAGTTAGTCCCGTTCGAATTGCCTGGCTCTCCGGGACGCAACTTTTTTCGCAATGCCGGAGAATCCGAAAGAAAGGGGCTGGAAGCCAAACTTCATTTTCAGCCGGCGAAGCGGGTGAGTGGTTCCCTGTCGTACACCTTTTCTGATTTCAAGTTCACCGAGTTCACGTCAAATGGAACCGATGTTGCCGGAAACCGGATCCCGGGGATTCCTGAACACCGAATTGCGGGAACCCTGAGCGCCACCTCTGGGGGAGGGTATTTTGGCAGGTTCGAATTTCAAACGGTCGGAGAATTTTTTGTCGACAATGAAAACACCACTCGCAATGCTTCCTACACCTCCACCAGTCTGGTGCTTGGTAAAGAAGGGGAGGCGGGCCCCTTTCTCTGGTCAATTTTTCTGGGATTGAACAATCTGCTCGATCAAAACTATAATGCCAATACGAGGATCAATGCCGGAGGCGGCAGATTTTTTGAGCCCGCATCTCCATTCAATGTTTACGGGGGAATTTCTATTTCCTATTCACCCCTTCTGTTGAATGAAGGACTGCGGTCATGA
- a CDS encoding MerR family transcriptional regulator has translation MDGTIPDKLFLKIGEVAEIAAVEQHVLRYWEDEFDMLKPDKNRSGQRLYQKKDVELVLEIKRLLYGEKFTIAGAKMKLKQYKKKGSPEEMADDQQKFLALKGQIKGDLEAILNILDHNKP, from the coding sequence ATGGATGGCACCATTCCTGATAAATTGTTTTTGAAGATCGGCGAAGTGGCTGAGATCGCCGCGGTGGAACAGCATGTCCTGCGTTATTGGGAAGATGAATTCGACATGCTGAAACCAGATAAAAACCGGTCCGGTCAAAGGCTGTACCAGAAAAAGGATGTCGAACTGGTGCTGGAAATCAAACGCCTGCTGTATGGGGAAAAATTTACCATTGCCGGCGCAAAAATGAAACTGAAACAGTATAAAAAGAAGGGCTCGCCCGAAGAAATGGCGGATGACCAGCAGAAGTTTCTAGCCTTAAAAGGTCAAATCAAAGGGGACCTGGAAGCCATTCTAAACATACTGGATCATAACAAACCCTGA
- the ihfA-1 gene encoding integration host factor subunit alpha: MLIVSILETKSNIVKSDLVERVYRRVGFTRQEAEEAVDILFKEIKTELANGESVRIAGFATFNLKQKKARNARNPQTGQPILIRSRTVLTFKPSKHLLTSTGAPFRNADNF, translated from the coding sequence ATGTTGATCGTGAGTATTCTTGAGACCAAGTCCAATATTGTAAAATCCGATCTGGTGGAGCGGGTATACAGGAGGGTGGGTTTTACGCGCCAGGAAGCGGAAGAAGCGGTTGATATTTTATTTAAAGAAATAAAGACAGAGTTGGCGAATGGGGAGAGCGTTCGCATTGCCGGATTTGCTACGTTTAATTTGAAACAAAAAAAAGCCAGGAACGCGCGCAATCCACAAACCGGACAACCCATTCTCATTCGCTCCAGGACAGTTCTGACCTTTAAGCCCAGCAAACATTTATTGACGTCAACGGGTGCGCCCTTTAGGAATGCCGATAATTTTTGA
- the fusA-1 gene encoding elongation factor G, whose translation MNQYKLQEIRNVGLIGHGSSGKTSIAEAILYTSGVADRLGKAGDTSSMMDYDADEIKRGHTISASLAYCEWDKHKINILDTPGDNNFIADTPACIRVIEDAVVVIGADDGIQFYTEKVWQWADDQELSRIVFLNKLDHERANIPPILENLKKKFKKTPVFLQMPVGQGDSFTGVVDLVENKYYSYEKEGKGKGKVIEIPADLADSVENARAELTEAVAEVDDELIEVYLEKGELTDEEFHKGLKSGIENGQLIPVLCGSGVQNMGIDLLLKAVIDYLPSPDKRNPVTGKSPKDGSETERKADPAEPFSSLVFKTVADPYSGKLTLFRVYSGSIKADSSVFNASKENNERIGQIYLLQGKKQIPVSEISAGDIGAVAKLKVTTTGDSLADPAKAIVFDAIQFPVPVFSQAILPKTRADEEKISAALHRVTEEDPTLKVERNAQTHELLVSGMGQLHLDVIIERLKQRFGVEVDTKPPKVPYLETIRGSTKIQGKYKKQTGGRGQFGDTWLEISPLEKGGGFVFEDKIVGGAIPKTYIPAVEKGIQEAMTQGVIAHYPMVDVRVKLYDGSYHNVDSSEMAFKIAGSLGFKKGVVDCRPILLEPIMNMQVVIPSDYVGDIMGDLNSKRGKIQGIDADDDMQTIRVHVPMAEILNYAADLRSLTSGRGMFVMEFDHYDDVPEHLSKKIIEQANLDYEKSKE comes from the coding sequence ATGAATCAGTATAAGCTTCAAGAAATAAGGAATGTCGGACTCATTGGTCATGGGTCCTCTGGAAAAACCTCGATTGCCGAAGCGATCCTTTATACCTCCGGGGTTGCCGACAGGCTGGGAAAGGCGGGCGACACCTCATCCATGATGGATTACGATGCGGATGAAATAAAACGCGGGCATACGATCAGCGCATCTCTGGCCTATTGTGAATGGGATAAACACAAGATCAATATCCTCGATACCCCCGGCGATAACAATTTCATCGCCGATACCCCGGCGTGCATTCGGGTGATAGAAGATGCCGTCGTTGTAATCGGAGCAGATGACGGGATCCAGTTTTATACCGAAAAGGTTTGGCAATGGGCGGACGATCAGGAATTATCGCGGATCGTTTTTTTGAACAAGCTGGACCATGAACGGGCCAATATCCCTCCCATTTTAGAAAATTTAAAGAAGAAATTTAAGAAGACCCCGGTGTTTTTGCAAATGCCGGTTGGCCAGGGGGACAGCTTCACCGGCGTTGTCGACCTGGTGGAAAATAAATATTACTCTTATGAAAAAGAAGGGAAGGGGAAAGGTAAAGTTATCGAGATTCCTGCCGATCTAGCTGATAGCGTTGAAAATGCACGAGCAGAACTCACGGAAGCTGTGGCGGAGGTCGATGACGAACTGATTGAGGTTTATCTGGAAAAGGGAGAGCTGACCGACGAAGAATTTCACAAGGGGTTAAAAAGCGGAATAGAAAACGGACAGTTGATTCCGGTGCTGTGTGGATCGGGAGTGCAAAATATGGGAATCGACCTTTTGTTAAAAGCGGTTATCGATTACCTGCCTTCTCCGGACAAGCGGAATCCGGTGACTGGTAAATCACCGAAAGATGGTTCGGAAACTGAACGGAAAGCCGACCCCGCGGAACCGTTTTCCTCTTTGGTGTTTAAGACGGTCGCCGATCCCTATTCGGGCAAATTGACTTTGTTTCGCGTGTATTCCGGATCGATCAAAGCGGATTCCAGCGTGTTCAACGCATCCAAGGAGAACAACGAAAGGATCGGACAAATATATTTGCTCCAGGGAAAAAAGCAAATTCCCGTTTCAGAAATTTCGGCGGGAGATATCGGAGCCGTGGCCAAACTAAAAGTGACCACCACCGGCGACTCCCTGGCGGACCCGGCGAAGGCCATCGTTTTTGACGCCATTCAATTTCCTGTTCCGGTGTTTTCCCAGGCAATTTTGCCCAAGACGCGCGCAGACGAGGAAAAAATCAGCGCCGCCCTGCATCGTGTTACCGAGGAAGACCCGACGCTCAAGGTGGAACGCAATGCCCAGACCCACGAGCTTCTTGTTTCGGGAATGGGCCAGCTTCATCTGGATGTGATCATCGAACGTTTGAAACAACGGTTCGGGGTGGAGGTGGACACCAAGCCGCCCAAGGTGCCTTATCTGGAAACCATTCGCGGAAGCACCAAGATTCAGGGAAAGTACAAAAAGCAGACCGGAGGCCGTGGACAGTTTGGGGATACCTGGCTGGAGATCTCCCCTCTTGAAAAGGGTGGTGGATTTGTTTTTGAAGATAAAATCGTTGGCGGCGCGATACCAAAAACCTATATTCCTGCTGTGGAAAAGGGAATCCAGGAGGCGATGACCCAGGGGGTGATCGCGCATTACCCCATGGTCGATGTGCGGGTCAAGCTTTACGACGGATCTTATCACAATGTGGATTCGTCTGAAATGGCGTTTAAAATCGCGGGCTCATTAGGGTTCAAAAAAGGAGTGGTCGATTGCCGGCCCATCCTCCTGGAACCCATCATGAATATGCAGGTGGTGATTCCCAGTGATTATGTAGGAGACATTATGGGCGACCTCAATTCCAAACGGGGGAAAATTCAGGGAATCGATGCGGACGACGATATGCAGACCATTCGCGTTCACGTTCCCATGGCGGAGATTTTAAATTATGCGGCGGACCTCCGGTCGCTGACCAGCGGCAGGGGAATGTTCGTGATGGAGTTCGATCATTATGATGACGTGCCGGAACACCTGTCCAAGAAGATCATTGAACAGGCGAATCTGGATTATGAAAAAAGCAAGGAATGA
- a CDS encoding ribosome biogenesis GTPase Der — MSVPVVVIIGRANVGKSTLFNKLTQKRTAIVNDTPGVTRDRLFGRTEWMGRPVIVVDTGGLDIDNENEIELQVKEQVWIAQNEADFIVLVVDSQQGLTAQDRDIINRVRKTGKPFWLAVNKVDVPLHEKQVYEFSQLGIKATFPISAEHGPGVLEMMEDLVAAFPEAVPEEPEPDAIRIAIVGKPNAGKSSLVNKLLQSERCIVSPVPGTTRDAIDTVLQVEGRNLLLIDTAGIRRKGKTREVLDKYSVIMALKALDRCDIAVLVLDAAEGVTEQDATIAGYAFDRGKGCIIVANKWDLIKEPKKSFPKFEEQVRDKFKFLEFAPLLTVSAITGQGLNKLLSAFGKVYREYSRNISTARLNECFERAILKNPMASYRGKFLKLLYTTQVKSCPPTFRCFVNYPEGIHFSYRRYLTNSLRKGFGFSGTPVRLLFSGRKKGE, encoded by the coding sequence ATGTCCGTTCCTGTGGTCGTTATCATTGGCAGGGCCAACGTAGGAAAATCCACCCTCTTCAATAAACTCACCCAGAAAAGAACCGCGATCGTCAACGACACTCCCGGGGTCACCAGGGACCGTCTGTTTGGGCGAACCGAGTGGATGGGCCGTCCGGTCATTGTGGTCGATACCGGAGGTCTCGATATCGATAACGAGAACGAAATCGAACTCCAGGTTAAAGAACAAGTCTGGATCGCGCAAAACGAAGCCGACTTTATTGTTCTAGTGGTTGACAGCCAGCAGGGGCTCACGGCACAAGACCGGGACATCATCAATCGGGTGAGGAAGACCGGCAAGCCTTTCTGGCTGGCCGTCAACAAAGTCGATGTTCCTCTTCACGAAAAACAGGTTTATGAATTTTCACAATTGGGGATAAAAGCCACTTTTCCCATTTCCGCAGAGCACGGCCCCGGAGTGCTGGAGATGATGGAGGATCTGGTTGCGGCCTTTCCTGAGGCCGTCCCTGAAGAACCGGAGCCCGACGCCATCCGAATTGCTATCGTGGGCAAACCCAATGCCGGGAAATCCTCACTGGTCAACAAATTATTGCAATCCGAACGATGCATCGTGTCTCCGGTTCCGGGAACCACACGCGATGCCATCGACACGGTTTTACAGGTGGAAGGCCGCAACCTTCTCTTGATCGATACGGCAGGAATCCGCCGCAAGGGCAAGACCCGCGAGGTTCTCGACAAGTACAGTGTCATCATGGCTTTGAAGGCGCTGGACCGATGCGATATTGCCGTCCTTGTTTTGGATGCGGCTGAGGGTGTGACAGAGCAGGACGCCACCATCGCAGGCTATGCCTTTGACCGGGGGAAAGGCTGCATCATCGTGGCCAATAAATGGGACTTGATCAAGGAACCCAAAAAATCTTTTCCAAAATTTGAAGAACAGGTCCGGGATAAGTTTAAGTTTCTGGAGTTCGCCCCTTTACTAACGGTTTCCGCAATAACCGGGCAGGGGTTGAACAAGTTGCTTTCGGCTTTTGGAAAAGTGTATCGCGAGTATTCCAGGAATATTTCTACCGCCAGGTTGAATGAATGTTTCGAGCGAGCCATCCTGAAAAATCCGATGGCCAGTTACCGCGGAAAATTTTTAAAATTGTTATACACCACGCAAGTCAAGAGTTGCCCTCCCACGTTCCGGTGTTTTGTAAATTACCCTGAGGGGATTCACTTTTCTTACCGGCGTTATTTGACAAATAGTTTGCGCAAGGGTTTTGGTTTTTCCGGAACTCCGGTGCGTTTGTTGTTTTCGGGCCGGAAAAAAGGGGAATGA
- a CDS encoding metallophosphoesterase — MKYLIFSDLHSNLESLQAFCKITETIEHDKKVFLGDLVGYCADPNACVKWVRKHVDIVLGGNHDYAVVGKTDPAYFNSHAYQACLWTRQELSKKNRDFLETLPCAIEEDGIFWVHSSPFEPDQWHYVVSARDGKINFDHFSTPLCFLGHSHLPVILEMGRGGKVREYAPSSLKFQAKCRYIINVGSLGQPRDGNPKPCFVIYDSDTATVGFQRYEYDFAPTQKKILDNGLPSPLAKRLGEGR; from the coding sequence ATGAAGTACCTCATTTTTTCCGACCTCCACAGCAATCTGGAATCATTGCAGGCCTTTTGCAAAATCACCGAGACGATTGAGCACGATAAAAAGGTGTTTTTGGGAGATCTGGTAGGCTATTGCGCCGACCCCAATGCCTGTGTGAAGTGGGTGCGAAAGCATGTGGATATCGTTCTCGGCGGCAATCACGACTACGCGGTGGTGGGGAAAACCGACCCGGCTTATTTTAACTCCCATGCTTACCAGGCTTGCCTCTGGACCCGTCAGGAGTTGTCCAAAAAGAACAGGGATTTTCTGGAGACGCTTCCATGTGCAATCGAGGAAGATGGTATTTTCTGGGTCCACTCATCGCCCTTTGAACCGGACCAATGGCATTATGTGGTTTCGGCCAGGGATGGAAAAATCAATTTCGATCACTTTTCGACGCCGCTCTGTTTTCTGGGACATTCTCATTTGCCGGTGATTCTCGAAATGGGGCGGGGAGGGAAGGTGAGAGAATATGCTCCATCGTCTTTAAAGTTTCAAGCAAAGTGCCGATATATCATTAATGTCGGAAGCTTGGGCCAGCCGCGTGACGGCAATCCAAAGCCTTGTTTTGTGATCTATGATTCCGATACGGCAACCGTTGGGTTTCAGCGCTACGAATACGACTTCGCACCAACGCAAAAGAAAATTCTCGACAATGGCCTTCCATCGCCACTCGCGAAACGTTTGGGAGAGGGCAGGTAA